The genomic interval CAGAATTAGTTGAACACCAGTGTTAGCGTAACACTGGTGTTAGATTAATCGAGTTCGGGCGCGCAGTGTCAAGCGCCGGGTACCGACCTGGGAGGAATCACAGATGCCGCGCGACGCTGTGACCACACCGCACAGCCGCGCCCGCCGCGGCCGCCCGCCCCAGACCCCCGAGCAGGCCGACGAGGTGCGCGCCCGGATCGTGCTGGCGGCCGCGGACGTGTTCACCGCGCACGGCTCACGCGGGCTCAGTGTCGCGCGCATCATCGATCGCGCGGGTCTCGCCCGGCCGACGTTCTACCGGTATTTCGCCAATGCCGAAGCGCCGCTGCACGTTCTGCTCACCGCCTCCAACGAGGGACTGGTCGGCGGCATCCGCGAGGCGCTGGAGAACTCCGACGAGCCGGTGCAGCTGGGCATCGGCATCATCGACGCCTATCTCGACTGGGCGCGCGGCCACGGGGCCATGCTGCGCCCGGTCTTCGCCGAGCTGCACGATCCGGCGTCACCCGTGTCGACCTACCGCGAGGAGGCGTTCGATGACATCCGGGCGCTGGTCCGCGCGAAGTTCGCCGACCTGGGCCGCCCGCTGCCCAGCCCGCTGGACCTCGATACGGCGCTGCAGGTCTGCGAATTCGTGGTGTACCGGGTGTCCGCGGCCGCCGCGCCGGGCGGGGAACCGCGGCCGGAGGAGGTGGCCGCGGCCCGGCTGACGATGATCCGCAGTGTGCTGGTCACGCTCGGCCGGCGCGAGGACGTCGAACTCGCGCTGACGATTCCCGGCATCTTCGAGCCGGCCGGCTGAGTGCTATTCGCCGTCGAGATATACCGGCAGCGTCGCGTGGCCGTTGGAGATGAAGCTGGCCACCGGCGCCAATTCCTTCGGGTCGGTGGCGAATCTCAGCTTCGGGAAACGCTGGAACAGCGCGGGCAACGCCATGGTCGCCTCCAGCCGGGCCAGCGGCGCGCCGAGGCAGTGGTGCGCGCCGTACCCGAACGCCACGTGCTGATCCTTGGTCTTGCGGCGGACGTCGAACTCGTCGGTGGTCTCGCCGTGGATCTTCGGGTCCCGGCT from Nocardia wallacei carries:
- a CDS encoding TetR/AcrR family transcriptional regulator, whose protein sequence is MPRDAVTTPHSRARRGRPPQTPEQADEVRARIVLAAADVFTAHGSRGLSVARIIDRAGLARPTFYRYFANAEAPLHVLLTASNEGLVGGIREALENSDEPVQLGIGIIDAYLDWARGHGAMLRPVFAELHDPASPVSTYREEAFDDIRALVRAKFADLGRPLPSPLDLDTALQVCEFVVYRVSAAAAPGGEPRPEEVAAARLTMIRSVLVTLGRREDVELALTIPGIFEPAG